One Megamonas hypermegale genomic window carries:
- the rnr gene encoding ribonuclease R, which yields MSLQERIMKYMQERAKKPMSQEELLTALDWHDEEIRELVPAMEELVRKNLLIQNRSGLYGLPSHMNLVIGRMSITAKGFGFVIPDNGNEEGKAKVNDVFIPSGMLGTAMNNDKVLVRITAEKSYENRTREGEVIRILERANNRVVGTFESSRTFGFVVPDDNRLNQDIFIEGRNFNGAKVGMKVVAEITKWPTKNHSPEGKIIEVLGRIGSPGVDILSVMRQYDLTEEFPLEVQEEAKHIETEPSKREYKNRKDRRDFQIVTIDGEDAKDLDDGVYAEKLPNGNIFLGVYIADVSHYVHSFAPLDREAYNRGTSVYLADRVIPMLPVELSNGICSLNAGEDRLSMCAEMEIDANGAVVKYEIAPAVIHVYRRLTYNLVNKILVEKDEQVISDNQDILPLLDILKEVRERLFARRNRRGAIDFDISEVKVKLNAKGQAVGLIKRERGLGESIIEECMLVANETVAQHMAQRNLPFIYRVHENPTEDKMNALNELLATFNLHLNRNKDGEIEPLAIQQVLNNIKGKPEEKIISAVALRSMQQARYNAENLGHFGLAAQYYTHFTSPIRRYPDLIVHRLLKEQLNGKMSTARQEKLKARLPEIATHTSKCERIATEAERETILIKEVEYMAQFLGEEFNGIISGVTAFGIFVELDNGVEGLVHVSTMVNDYYEYVESEYALVGEATNFRYRLGDPVTVILTRASIKERAIDLILKDNGKMPLFLEDDIIAKPILTGVEDVDKKFFAKKAVDNDIKEEKPSRRAKKRKHKKEKLTDRVRKDKLSKEKHSKNIAKKKVKSHKFYDDIYNKKSHRKNGSDRKTKDKASKRKRRK from the coding sequence ATGAGTTTACAAGAACGTATAATGAAGTACATGCAAGAGCGTGCAAAAAAGCCAATGAGTCAAGAAGAATTACTTACAGCGCTTGATTGGCATGATGAAGAAATTCGTGAATTAGTGCCAGCGATGGAAGAATTAGTGAGAAAAAATCTACTTATTCAAAATCGCAGTGGTTTATATGGTTTGCCTAGTCATATGAATTTAGTTATTGGTCGTATGTCTATAACTGCCAAAGGTTTTGGTTTCGTCATTCCTGATAATGGCAATGAAGAGGGCAAAGCTAAAGTCAATGATGTATTTATTCCATCAGGTATGCTTGGAACAGCAATGAACAATGATAAAGTTCTCGTGCGTATTACTGCTGAAAAAAGTTATGAAAATAGAACACGTGAAGGCGAAGTTATTCGCATTTTAGAACGTGCTAACAATCGCGTAGTTGGTACTTTTGAAAGTAGTAGAACATTCGGTTTTGTTGTGCCTGATGATAATAGATTAAATCAAGATATTTTTATTGAAGGGCGCAATTTTAACGGAGCTAAAGTGGGCATGAAGGTCGTGGCAGAAATCACTAAATGGCCGACAAAAAACCACAGCCCAGAAGGGAAAATAATAGAGGTTCTCGGTAGGATTGGTTCACCAGGCGTAGATATTTTATCTGTTATGCGCCAATATGATTTAACGGAAGAATTTCCGCTTGAAGTGCAGGAAGAAGCTAAACATATTGAAACAGAACCAAGTAAGAGAGAATATAAAAATCGCAAAGATAGACGCGATTTTCAGATTGTAACGATTGATGGCGAAGATGCTAAGGATTTAGATGATGGTGTTTACGCAGAAAAATTGCCAAACGGCAATATTTTTCTTGGCGTTTATATCGCTGATGTCAGCCATTACGTTCATTCATTTGCGCCACTCGATAGAGAAGCCTATAATCGAGGCACAAGTGTGTATTTAGCAGATAGAGTAATACCGATGCTTCCTGTGGAACTTTCCAATGGCATTTGTAGCTTAAATGCAGGCGAAGACCGCTTATCCATGTGCGCTGAAATGGAAATTGATGCCAATGGTGCAGTTGTAAAATATGAAATTGCTCCAGCAGTAATTCATGTATATCGCCGTTTGACTTATAATTTAGTCAATAAGATTTTAGTGGAAAAAGATGAACAAGTGATATCGGATAATCAGGATATTTTGCCATTGCTCGATATATTAAAGGAAGTTAGAGAAAGATTATTTGCTCGTCGCAATAGACGCGGAGCGATAGATTTTGATATTTCGGAAGTAAAGGTAAAATTAAATGCTAAAGGACAAGCTGTTGGACTTATAAAACGAGAACGCGGTTTAGGCGAGTCCATCATTGAAGAATGTATGCTTGTCGCTAATGAAACAGTTGCCCAGCATATGGCACAGCGCAATTTGCCATTTATTTATCGCGTGCATGAAAATCCAACTGAAGATAAGATGAATGCGCTGAATGAATTATTAGCTACATTTAATTTACATTTAAATAGAAATAAAGATGGTGAAATTGAGCCACTAGCAATTCAGCAAGTTTTAAACAATATTAAAGGCAAGCCAGAAGAAAAGATAATTTCAGCAGTGGCATTGCGCAGTATGCAACAAGCTAGGTATAATGCGGAAAATCTCGGCCATTTTGGTTTGGCAGCACAGTATTATACACATTTTACTTCACCGATTAGGCGTTATCCTGATTTAATTGTACATCGTTTATTAAAAGAACAATTAAATGGTAAAATGAGTACAGCTCGCCAAGAAAAATTGAAAGCTCGTCTGCCAGAAATTGCAACGCATACTTCAAAATGTGAACGCATAGCAACAGAAGCAGAGCGCGAAACGATTTTGATTAAAGAAGTTGAATACATGGCACAATTTTTGGGCGAAGAATTTAACGGCATAATCAGCGGTGTTACAGCTTTTGGTATATTTGTTGAATTGGATAATGGCGTTGAAGGGCTTGTTCATGTATCTACTATGGTAAATGATTATTATGAATATGTAGAGAGTGAATACGCTTTAGTTGGCGAAGCAACAAATTTCCGCTATCGCTTGGGCGACCCAGTAACTGTCATTTTAACACGCGCTAGTATTAAAGAGCGAGCTATTGATTTAATCTTAAAAGACAATGGTAAAATGCCGTTATTTTTAGAAGATGATATCATTGCAAAGCCGATACTTACAGGCGTTGAAGATGTTGATAAAAAGTTTTTTGCTAAAAAAGCGGTAGATAATGATATTAAAGAAGAAAAACCATCAAGAAGAGCAAAAAAACGTAAACATAAAAAAGAAAAATTGACAGATAGAGTGCGCAAGGATAAATTATCTAAAGAAAAGCACAGTAAAAATATTGCTAAGAAAAAAGTCAAGAGCCATAAATTTTATGATGATATATACAATAAAAAATCACATCGCAAAAATGGTTCAGATAGAAAAACAAAAGATAAAGCTTCTAAAAGAAAGAGAAGAAAATAA
- the smpB gene encoding SsrA-binding protein SmpB — MGKKNANIKIVCENRKARHDYFIHETYEAGIVLVGTEVKSLRAGKANLKDSFARIKNNEIFLDNMHISPYEQGNIFNHDPIRARKLLMHKVEIVKLSSKVKEKGYTLVPLKVYFSKGRAKLELGLATGKKNYDKRQALAEKAAKRDVERALKERQRY, encoded by the coding sequence ATGGGAAAGAAGAATGCGAATATAAAAATCGTATGTGAAAATCGCAAAGCACGTCATGATTATTTTATCCATGAAACGTATGAAGCAGGTATTGTGCTCGTAGGAACAGAGGTAAAATCACTTCGTGCAGGCAAAGCAAATTTAAAAGATAGTTTTGCGCGTATAAAAAATAATGAGATATTTCTAGACAATATGCATATAAGCCCATATGAACAGGGAAATATTTTCAATCATGACCCAATTCGTGCGAGAAAATTATTGATGCATAAAGTGGAAATCGTAAAACTTTCTAGTAAAGTAAAAGAAAAAGGCTATACACTTGTACCGCTTAAAGTATATTTTTCAAAAGGTAGAGCTAAACTTGAATTGGGGCTTGCTACTGGTAAGAAAAATTATGATAAACGACAGGCTTTAGCTGAAAAAGCAGCAAAACGAGATGTAGAAAGAGCATTAAAAGAACGACAAAGATATTAA
- the mltG gene encoding endolytic transglycosylase MltG, producing MWEKFASLSKKQRYIGSAIVALIIICIIFFALFGMGTSKGQGDNISVEISSGMTTAEIAETLKDKGVINSSTGFRILAKVGGYEADFKEGIYYFKSDMRVGVVLQNLVSGPQNAVVRVTIPEGYTVEDIATLMEKEGLVNKEDFCNVAKDFAPYDYMKEALDKPDINYAAEGFLFPDTYDFDRGYTAKQIMQIMADNFDRRVNAQMREKAKEENLSVFELITMASLVEKEAKFAEDRPIIANVFFKRLADGMMLQSDATIQYALDEHKEEFTIEDTKIDSPYNTYQHTGLTPGPIGNPGLDSINAVLNPADTDYLYFVADSEGHNHYSATYDEHLQTIKEVYGE from the coding sequence ATGTGGGAAAAATTTGCATCACTTTCAAAAAAACAACGATATATCGGCAGTGCAATCGTAGCTTTAATTATTATCTGCATAATATTTTTTGCCTTGTTTGGCATGGGAACAAGCAAAGGTCAAGGCGATAATATTTCAGTAGAGATATCTTCGGGAATGACGACTGCAGAGATTGCGGAAACTTTAAAAGATAAAGGCGTTATAAACAGTAGTACAGGTTTTCGTATATTGGCAAAAGTTGGCGGTTATGAAGCAGATTTTAAAGAAGGCATATATTATTTTAAATCCGATATGCGTGTTGGTGTTGTATTGCAAAATTTAGTATCTGGTCCGCAAAATGCAGTCGTACGAGTTACAATTCCAGAAGGGTATACAGTTGAAGATATTGCAACACTCATGGAAAAAGAAGGCTTAGTAAATAAGGAAGATTTTTGCAATGTGGCAAAAGATTTTGCGCCGTATGATTATATGAAAGAAGCATTAGATAAACCTGATATAAATTACGCAGCAGAAGGGTTTTTATTCCCGGATACGTATGATTTTGATAGAGGCTATACAGCAAAGCAAATCATGCAAATCATGGCTGATAATTTTGACCGCAGAGTCAATGCACAGATGCGCGAAAAGGCTAAAGAAGAAAATTTGTCTGTGTTTGAATTGATAACTATGGCTTCTCTTGTAGAAAAAGAAGCTAAATTTGCTGAAGATAGACCGATAATTGCTAATGTATTTTTTAAGCGTTTAGCTGATGGCATGATGTTGCAATCAGATGCTACAATACAATATGCTTTAGATGAGCATAAAGAAGAATTCACTATAGAAGATACAAAAATTGATTCACCATATAACACATATCAACATACAGGTTTAACACCTGGCCCTATTGGAAATCCAGGGCTTGATTCAATAAATGCAGTGCTCAATCCAGCTGATACAGATTATTTATATTTTGTTGCAGATAGTGAAGGACATAATCACTATAGCGCAACGTATGACGAGCATTTGCAGACGATAAAAGAAGTTTATGGTGAGTAA
- a CDS encoding O-methyltransferase, with translation MDYLFKEMEEFAELNHVPIIKEAERKIFKDIIAKYKPKRILEIGTAIGYSALLMANCGEGIKIKTLELSTERAEIAQSFIDKSPYKDDIEIVIGDAGENLLSLDKEEIFDYCEPHTCDFNHELGEQNSQRI, from the coding sequence TTGGATTATTTATTTAAGGAAATGGAAGAGTTTGCAGAATTAAACCATGTGCCGATTATTAAAGAAGCAGAGCGAAAGATATTTAAAGATATTATTGCTAAATACAAGCCAAAGCGTATTTTAGAAATCGGTACAGCCATTGGTTATTCTGCACTGCTCATGGCAAATTGCGGTGAAGGCATAAAAATAAAGACATTAGAGTTGTCAACTGAAAGAGCAGAAATCGCTCAATCTTTTATTGATAAATCACCGTATAAAGATGATATCGAAATCGTCATCGGTGATGCAGGTGAAAATCTGTTATCACTTGACAAAGAAGAAATCTTTGATTATTGTGAGCCTCACACTTGTGATTTTAATCATGAGTTAGGCGAACAAAATAGTCAGCGTATATAG
- a CDS encoding peptidase U32 family protein → MRKPELLAPAGNLEKLKMAILYGADAVYLGGKKFGLRAYGGNFTQEEMLEGIKFAHERGKKVYVTVNIFPHNSDINSALPYLKELKEMNVDAVLVSDIGLFTLIKNEVPGLEVHISTQANNTNWMAVKAWQDLGAQRVVLARELSFAEIREIREKTNVELEMFVHGAMCISYSGRCLISNYLTGRDSNRGACTQPCRWKYNLTEEKRPGQYFPVTEDENGTYFFNSKDLCLLPYLKDIIECGVDSLKIEGRMKSIHYVASVVSAYRHAIDSYFEKPEAFTIKDEWIEELNKVSHREYTSGFSYHKTSSDDQIYNTTSYEHTSDFVGLVLSYDEKTQIATIQQRNHLTVGQEIEFFQPNAPLFKQTITEMFNDEGISIEVAPHPQQIITMKMDKPVVPYTILRRDC, encoded by the coding sequence TTGAGAAAACCTGAATTATTAGCACCAGCTGGAAATCTAGAAAAATTAAAAATGGCGATTTTATATGGGGCTGATGCTGTTTACCTTGGTGGAAAAAAATTTGGTTTGCGCGCTTATGGCGGTAATTTTACACAGGAAGAAATGCTTGAAGGCATAAAATTTGCTCATGAACGTGGCAAAAAAGTCTATGTAACAGTTAATATTTTTCCGCACAATAGCGATATAAATAGTGCTTTACCGTATTTAAAAGAATTAAAAGAAATGAATGTAGATGCTGTTTTGGTATCTGATATTGGTTTATTCACTTTAATTAAAAATGAAGTACCAGGCTTAGAAGTTCATATCAGTACACAGGCAAACAATACTAATTGGATGGCAGTAAAAGCATGGCAGGATTTAGGAGCACAGCGCGTTGTTTTGGCGAGAGAACTTTCTTTCGCTGAAATTCGTGAAATTCGCGAAAAGACAAATGTTGAATTGGAAATGTTTGTGCATGGTGCTATGTGTATATCTTATTCTGGTCGTTGCCTTATCAGCAACTATTTAACAGGTAGAGACTCCAATAGAGGTGCTTGCACACAGCCTTGCCGTTGGAAATACAATTTAACAGAAGAAAAACGTCCTGGTCAATATTTTCCAGTGACAGAAGATGAAAATGGAACGTATTTTTTCAATTCTAAAGATTTATGTTTACTTCCATATTTAAAAGACATAATTGAATGCGGTGTCGATAGCTTGAAAATTGAAGGTCGCATGAAATCCATTCATTATGTAGCTAGTGTAGTTAGCGCTTATCGCCATGCTATTGATAGCTATTTTGAAAAACCAGAAGCTTTCACTATAAAAGATGAATGGATAGAAGAATTAAATAAAGTATCCCATCGCGAATATACAAGTGGTTTTTCTTACCATAAGACATCTAGTGATGACCAGATTTATAATACAACTTCATACGAACACACATCAGACTTTGTTGGACTTGTATTATCTTATGATGAAAAAACACAGATTGCTACTATTCAGCAGCGTAATCATTTAACAGTTGGACAAGAAATAGAATTTTTCCAACCGAATGCACCGCTGTTCAAGCAAACTATTACAGAAATGTTTAATGATGAAGGTATATCAATTGAAGTTGCACCTCATCCACAGCAGATTATCACTATGAAAATGGATAAGCCTGTTGTACCGTATACAATTTTACGTAGAGATTGTTAG
- the nifJ gene encoding pyruvate:ferredoxin (flavodoxin) oxidoreductase — MSKHMKTMDGNTAAAYVSYAFTDVAAIYPITPSSPMAEAVDEMAAKGKKNLFGQKVRVVEMQSEAGAAGTVHGSLQAGALTTTYTASQGLLLMIPNMYKIAGELLPGVFHVSARALATSSLNIFGDHRDVMAVRQTGCAMLAEASVQEVMDLSAVAHLVAIKSRVPFVNFFDGFRTSHEIQKIEVLDYEDLGKMLDWEAVNKFRHNALNPDHPVIRGTSQNPDIYFQGQEASNPYYAAVPQMVEEAMEQINKVTGRNYQLFNYYGDPNAERVIIAMGSICDTASEVADYLNAKGEKVGVLSIHLYRPFSIKHFMRALPKSVKKIAVLDRTKEAGSIGDPLYLEIQSALYNSDIRPVIIGGRYGLGGKDVTPDQIFAVYNELTKECPQNGFTIGIKDDVTNTSLPEYHEDIDLTPEGTTACKFWGLGSDGTVGANKSAVKIIGDKTDMYAQAYFAYDSKKSGGITMSHLRFGKKPIRSPYLINKANFISCSQQSYVDKYNLLAGLKQNGTFLLNTLWSDEELDKNLPAYMKRYIAANNINFYTVNAVKIAQELGLGGRFNMVMQSAFFKLANIIPIDEAVGYLKDAVVTSYGKKGQHIVDMNNGAIDKGIEALHKVEVPASWKDAVDEAVKEDNAPDFIRNVQEPMNRQEGDELPVSAFRGREDGTFPVGTAAYEKRGIAINVPEWDIDKCIQCNQCSFVCPHAAIRPVLMTEEEVANAPEGMKTKPALGAKGLQFAITISAKDCEGCGNCADICPAPKGSALTMKPIGTQLAKQPEFDYAVDATKVAPKKNPMKKTTLKGSQFEKPLLEFSGACAGCGETPYVKLVTQLFGDRMMVANATGCSSIWGGSAPSMPYTKNHKGQGPAWANSLFEDNAEYGLGMFLGTKAVREALASKVDAVLEAGFGSDELKAALVDWKENINEGEGSRERAEKLTALLEAEKGDNDLLNEIYDKKDFFVKRSQWIIGGDGWGYDIGYGGLDHVLASGEDVNVLILDTEVYSNTGGQASKSTPAAAIAQFAAAGKRTKKKDIGMMAMSYGYVYVAQIAMGYDKNQTLKAIVEAENYKGPSLIIAYAPCINHGLRAGMGKSQNETKRAVECGYWATYRYNPELRGTDKNPFSLDSKEPTGNFQEFLQGEVRYTSLKRAFPEIAEELFAKTEKDAKERLEGYKKLAGK, encoded by the coding sequence ATGAGCAAACACATGAAAACTATGGACGGTAATACTGCCGCTGCATACGTGTCCTATGCGTTCACTGATGTAGCTGCAATTTACCCTATCACTCCTTCTTCACCTATGGCAGAAGCTGTAGATGAAATGGCTGCAAAAGGCAAAAAAAATCTTTTTGGCCAAAAAGTACGTGTTGTTGAAATGCAGTCCGAAGCAGGTGCTGCTGGAACAGTGCACGGTTCTTTACAAGCTGGTGCTTTGACTACTACTTATACAGCATCACAAGGTCTCTTATTGATGATTCCGAATATGTATAAAATTGCTGGTGAATTATTGCCAGGCGTATTCCATGTAAGTGCACGTGCGCTTGCTACTTCCTCCCTTAATATATTTGGAGACCATCGCGATGTTATGGCTGTTCGTCAGACAGGCTGTGCTATGCTCGCAGAAGCAAGTGTTCAAGAAGTTATGGATTTAAGTGCTGTAGCTCATCTTGTTGCTATTAAAAGTCGCGTTCCTTTCGTAAACTTCTTTGATGGTTTCAGAACTTCTCATGAAATTCAAAAAATCGAAGTTTTGGATTATGAAGATTTAGGCAAAATGCTTGATTGGGAAGCTGTTAATAAATTCCGTCATAATGCTTTAAATCCAGACCATCCTGTAATTCGTGGTACTAGCCAAAATCCAGATATCTATTTCCAAGGACAAGAAGCTAGCAATCCATATTATGCAGCTGTACCTCAAATGGTAGAAGAAGCAATGGAACAGATTAATAAAGTAACTGGCCGTAATTATCAGTTATTCAATTATTATGGTGACCCTAATGCTGAACGTGTAATTATCGCTATGGGTTCTATTTGTGATACAGCAAGTGAAGTAGCTGATTATTTAAATGCTAAAGGCGAAAAAGTTGGCGTACTTTCTATTCATTTATACAGACCGTTCTCTATTAAACATTTTATGAGAGCTCTTCCAAAATCTGTTAAGAAAATCGCTGTTTTAGATCGTACAAAAGAAGCAGGCTCTATCGGTGACCCATTATACTTAGAAATTCAGTCTGCACTTTATAACAGTGATATAAGACCAGTTATCATCGGTGGCCGTTATGGCTTAGGTGGTAAAGATGTTACACCTGACCAGATTTTCGCTGTTTATAATGAACTCACTAAAGAATGCCCACAAAATGGCTTTACTATCGGTATTAAAGATGATGTTACTAATACATCTTTACCAGAATATCATGAAGATATTGACCTTACTCCAGAAGGAACAACAGCTTGCAAATTCTGGGGCCTCGGTTCTGATGGTACAGTAGGTGCAAATAAAAGTGCCGTTAAGATTATCGGTGATAAAACAGATATGTATGCACAGGCATATTTTGCATATGACTCCAAAAAATCTGGCGGTATAACAATGTCTCACTTACGTTTTGGTAAAAAACCAATTCGTTCCCCATATCTCATCAACAAAGCAAACTTCATTTCTTGTTCACAGCAATCTTATGTAGATAAATACAATTTACTTGCTGGCTTAAAACAAAATGGTACATTCCTTTTAAACACGCTTTGGAGCGATGAAGAATTAGATAAAAATTTACCTGCATATATGAAACGTTATATTGCAGCTAACAATATTAATTTCTACACTGTAAACGCTGTTAAAATTGCGCAAGAACTTGGTCTTGGTGGTCGTTTTAACATGGTTATGCAGTCTGCATTCTTTAAACTCGCTAATATCATTCCAATTGATGAAGCTGTTGGATACTTAAAAGACGCTGTTGTTACTTCTTATGGTAAAAAAGGTCAACACATCGTTGATATGAACAATGGCGCTATCGATAAAGGTATTGAAGCACTTCATAAAGTTGAAGTTCCTGCTTCTTGGAAAGATGCTGTAGATGAAGCTGTTAAAGAAGATAATGCACCAGATTTCATCAGAAACGTTCAAGAACCAATGAACCGTCAAGAAGGCGACGAACTTCCAGTAAGTGCATTCCGTGGCAGAGAAGACGGTACATTCCCTGTAGGTACTGCTGCTTATGAAAAACGTGGCATTGCTATCAATGTACCAGAATGGGATATCGATAAATGTATCCAGTGTAACCAATGCTCTTTCGTTTGCCCACACGCTGCAATTCGTCCTGTACTCATGACAGAAGAAGAAGTTGCTAACGCTCCAGAAGGTATGAAGACAAAACCAGCTCTTGGTGCAAAAGGACTTCAGTTCGCTATCACTATCTCCGCTAAAGACTGCGAAGGTTGCGGTAACTGTGCTGATATCTGTCCAGCTCCAAAAGGTTCTGCTCTCACAATGAAACCTATTGGAACTCAGCTTGCAAAACAGCCTGAATTCGATTATGCAGTAGATGCAACAAAAGTTGCACCAAAGAAAAATCCTATGAAGAAAACTACTCTCAAAGGTAGCCAGTTTGAAAAACCTCTCTTAGAATTCTCCGGTGCATGCGCAGGTTGCGGTGAAACTCCATATGTTAAACTCGTTACTCAGCTCTTCGGTGACCGCATGATGGTTGCTAATGCAACAGGATGCTCCTCTATTTGGGGTGGTTCTGCACCATCTATGCCATACACTAAAAACCATAAAGGACAAGGTCCAGCTTGGGCAAACTCCTTATTTGAAGATAATGCTGAATATGGTTTAGGTATGTTCCTTGGTACTAAAGCTGTTCGTGAAGCACTTGCTTCTAAAGTTGATGCAGTTCTTGAAGCTGGTTTTGGTAGCGATGAACTCAAAGCTGCTCTTGTTGATTGGAAAGAAAACATCAATGAAGGTGAAGGTAGCCGTGAACGTGCTGAGAAATTAACTGCACTCTTAGAAGCAGAAAAAGGCGATAATGACCTCTTAAATGAAATCTATGATAAAAAAGATTTCTTTGTAAAACGTTCCCAATGGATTATCGGCGGCGATGGTTGGGGTTATGATATCGGTTATGGCGGTCTTGACCATGTACTTGCTTCCGGCGAAGATGTTAACGTATTAATCCTTGATACAGAAGTTTACTCCAATACTGGCGGTCAGGCTTCTAAATCCACTCCAGCAGCAGCTATTGCACAATTTGCCGCAGCTGGTAAGCGTACAAAGAAAAAAGATATCGGCATGATGGCTATGAGCTATGGTTATGTATATGTTGCTCAAATTGCTATGGGCTATGATAAAAACCAAACTTTAAAAGCTATCGTTGAAGCTGAAAATTATAAAGGACCTTCTCTTATCATTGCATATGCTCCATGCATTAATCATGGTTTACGTGCAGGTATGGGCAAGAGCCAAAACGAAACAAAACGTGCTGTTGAATGCGGTTACTGGGCAACTTATCGTTACAATCCAGAACTTCGTGGCACAGATAAAAACCCATTCAGCTTAGATTCTAAAGAACCAACAGGCAACTTCCAGGAATTCTTACAAGGTGAAGTTCGTTATACTTCCTTGAAACGTGCATTCCCTGAAATTGCTGAAGAATTATTTGCTAAGACTGAAAAAGATGCTAAAGAACGTCTTGAAGGTTATAAAAAATTAGCAGGTAAATAA
- a CDS encoding S-layer homology domain-containing protein, protein MKKILGLSAVALVMSTGIAAAANNPFSDVPADSWAYDAVSTLAADGVIDGYPDGTYQGQKTMTRYEMAQIVARAMAKTDMEKADKALVDKLAAEFAEELDNLGVRVADLEKKSDNVQFSGTARLRYDDGGINATNTKANNDDTASHSHIEYWIKGKVNDDWTAIGQIETEFNNETGSITAYGGNDHQVNKVYVEGPLFGGTLKAGRYGEFSSYGRIIDTEISGAELTWGDPNEGLSGALTYGRLKHGRNMAGTSFAASGVKNFEDGTVNDNFGIKLGAPGEAGEYTSARLKYNFSPVTAMGVTYGHLDNLTVYESDVNKFSDDGADLWEVGFNTTVADNLTWMAAYSKSDRDGIYDSVGSEVKNDGWFSELRYKKHDITDPGSFAIFANYRNVGALSTIDATVDYTENIKGWTLGFDYVPIENTTIEVFYINGKQVNATTNEGIQDADIFRAQMEFYF, encoded by the coding sequence ATGAAAAAAATATTAGGATTATCAGCAGTAGCTCTTGTAATGAGCACTGGTATTGCAGCAGCAGCAAATAACCCATTTAGTGATGTTCCAGCTGATAGCTGGGCATATGATGCAGTATCTACACTTGCTGCTGATGGTGTAATTGATGGTTATCCTGATGGTACATATCAGGGACAAAAAACAATGACTCGTTATGAAATGGCTCAAATTGTAGCACGTGCAATGGCGAAAACAGATATGGAAAAAGCAGATAAAGCTCTTGTAGATAAATTAGCAGCTGAATTTGCTGAAGAACTCGACAATCTCGGTGTCCGTGTGGCCGACCTTGAAAAGAAGAGCGATAATGTGCAGTTTTCTGGTACGGCGCGTCTTCGTTATGACGATGGCGGCATAAATGCCACAAATACAAAAGCAAATAATGATGATACCGCCAGCCATTCTCATATTGAATATTGGATTAAAGGTAAAGTAAATGACGATTGGACGGCCATTGGTCAGATTGAAACGGAATTCAATAATGAAACTGGCAGTATTACAGCTTACGGCGGTAATGACCATCAGGTAAATAAAGTTTATGTGGAAGGCCCGTTATTCGGCGGTACGCTTAAAGCAGGCCGTTATGGTGAATTCTCTTCCTATGGACGTATTATTGATACGGAAATTTCCGGTGCTGAATTGACTTGGGGTGACCCAAATGAAGGTTTATCCGGTGCTTTAACTTATGGTCGTTTAAAACATGGTAGAAATATGGCTGGTACATCCTTTGCAGCATCTGGTGTAAAGAACTTTGAAGATGGCACTGTAAATGATAACTTTGGTATTAAACTCGGTGCACCAGGTGAAGCTGGAGAATATACATCAGCAAGATTGAAATATAACTTCAGCCCAGTAACAGCTATGGGTGTTACTTATGGTCATTTAGATAATCTCACTGTTTATGAAAGTGATGTAAATAAATTCAGTGATGATGGTGCTGATTTATGGGAAGTTGGTTTTAATACAACTGTAGCTGATAATCTCACTTGGATGGCTGCTTACTCTAAATCTGATAGAGATGGTATCTATGATAGTGTAGGTAGTGAAGTTAAAAATGACGGTTGGTTTAGTGAATTACGTTATAAAAAACATGATATAACTGACCCAGGTTCCTTCGCTATCTTTGCAAACTATCGTAATGTTGGTGCATTATCCACAATTGATGCCACAGTCGATTATACAGAAAATATTAAAGGCTGGACACTTGGATTTGACTATGTGCCAATTGAAAATACAACAATTGAAGTATTCTACATTAATGGTAAACAAGTAAATGCTACTACTAATGAAGGTATTCAAGATGCGGATATATTCCGTGCACAAATGGAATTCTATTTCTAA